The following nucleotide sequence is from Roseivirga sp. BDSF3-8.
GCAGGTTTAAGCCCGTTGTAGTATTCAAAGGCCTCATGCACCGCCAGGCCGGAGGTATTGGCCTGCGCAGAATGCTCGTAGTGCTGCAGTTTGGTATTTCCATTGCCCTGATCATAGGTACTATCGTAGTTTATCGCCAGGTTAGTTTTATGCAGGAGAAAACACTGGGCTACTCTACCGACCAGATATTACAAATCTCCACCCGCGGAGAAGCCAGGGTATCAGAAAAATATGAAAGCTTCAAGAACGAACTGCTGAGCCAAACCAGTGTTGAGGGCGTAACCGCTTCCAATTGGATGCCTGGAGCATACCAGGTAAGTAACATTCCTACGGAAATAAACGGACAAGGAGTTAGTGATCCAGGCGTACTCTATGTGGATTTTGATTTCCCCGAAGTTATGGGTTTCAAAGTGCTTAGCGGGCGTGGTTTCTCAGAGGATATTGCCACTGATGGAAAACAGGCCTTTTTAATAAATGAAACCGCCAGCGGCCTAATAAATGACCGTGACCCACTCCAGTCCGACGTACGGATTAGTTACGGTGAATATGGCAAGGTGTTATTTGAGAAAAAGGGAGAAGTGATAGGTGTGGTCAATGATTTCCACGCTAAAAACCTGCGAATGTCTACTGGCCCCGTTGTCATCACCATTGAGCCTTCCTTTGCAGAGACGCGTCAATTGAACCAGATGGGCCATGTGTACGTCCGCTTTCGTGATGGGGCCCTGAGTGAGGGGATGCAGACAGTAGAAAGCCTTTGGTATAACTACTTTCCTGACCGGTTATTTGAGGCTGAGTTAGTAGATCAAAGAATGGCACGCATTTACCAGGAGGAAACTACTTTTGGTAAAACCATAGGCTTTTTCTCATTACTTGCCATATTGGTTACCTCCTTAGGGCTATTAGGCCTTTCTGCCTATGTAACCGAGCGCAGGAGCAAAGAGATCGGCGTACGTAAAGTGCTCGGAGCTAGTCTCAGGGATTTGGTGCTATTGCTTACCCGCGAATTTACTTTCCTCGCTTTAGCGGGTTTTGTGCTGGCCGCTCCTCTTGCCTGGTATCTTATGGATAATTGGCTGGTAGATTTCCCCTATCGGATTCAGGTAAGCATATGGATAATACTGGCAGGTGGGCTACTATCATTATTACTAGCGTGGGCTACAGTTGGTTATCAGTCTGTAAAAGCAGCCCTTTTAGATCCGGTAAATACGCTTAAAGACGAGTAAGCCAGGCATAACCAATGACCTTAACCAGATAAAAAAGGGGGTGGTCGCCCAAGGCAGCCTACATCTCCGGGAAAGTAAAAAAGTTGATCAGCGTCAGTAACTCGCCATAGGGCAAGCCCCTGTTCATTCCCTATATAAGTTACCCACACTTTCGCCTGCTATCTTTCGCCAAAATATATAACCAGGTGGCCGGGTTCCTGTCATCTCTAAAGATAAGCACCTGCCTTTATCGCCAAGCACAAGCTTCAATTACGGTAACCATTACTTCCATTTAATTTTGCCAATAGATAGACCAATGAGGAGGATATTTGTGGTGTCTGAGGAGTAAACCCATGTAAGGGATGGGGTAAATCGTTGAATACCAGTAAATAATCTAGTCGCCAGGAAAGGGTGGTTTTTAAATCTGCCAACTTCAGCATACCCTTAATCCGTAACATTGTACCTACAGTGAAATATTAGCCCTGGAGGAAACTTTAATTATTTTATAACATACAATACCCCCCTCTTGTCGACCCATACTTGGTTTTTGTTGAATTATGGAAATTGATTGTGCCTTAAAGGCCTAAAAATTTGAAGCGAAATTCTGTTGTTGTAACATTTGCCTTGCTTTGGGACTAACACAAATGCGATTCCTTTATGTTATTTTAGTGTTAAATAAAGTACCAGCTATTAGTTAGACATACAATGGAATTTTACCCTTTGGCGATATTGATCCTGTTAACCATGTGCCTCCTCGTGGTACTGTTATATGCGGTGATCTATTCCCACAGGCAGTCGTCCCTCGATCTTCAGGATATCAAAACAGAAATACAGCTAATGTATTTGCAGAAACTTACTGCAGAAACTGAGATCATGCTTAAGTACGAGAGACGTCCTGATGCAGGAGCCACCCTTCATAAAAACATCGAGAAGTTTTGTAAAGATGTATTGAGCCATAAAAAGAGGTGGAAGGAAAAACCCGGCCGCATACCCGCTATACATAATGCCATTGACCGGGCCGACCGCATGCTATTGGAAAAGCCTAACTCCGGAAAAGGCATAATCATTGGAGCTATGGTTGAGGAGTCCTTAAGAGAATTCAGAAAGAGCAGCGTGTATGCTAACCTCTTAGATCATTGTCAGAGCCATCCCTCTCTTTATCAAAGTGGCCTCGTAGCAGGGGTGACAGAGTTAATCAGTGCCCAATACCCCGATTTGCAGAGTACCGTTACTATAGCAGGAAACGATGAAAAAAGGAGGTTTAGCCCCTACCTCGAAATGATGCTCTTCGACACCTGTATCATGCTCATAATGTCAGGTACCAAGGAGCCAGGTGTAAATGAGGTCACAATCTTCATAGATGCTATGCAGCACCATTTAGAGCTAACTTTTCAGACCCGGAGAGATACCCATAATTCAGACCCGGATACCCGTTCAGCTATTGCCCTGGCTACCCATAGCGCGGTTAAAAATCATCTGCAGCTAATCAATGGTGAGATTATTTATAACCCCTCATATTCCAAGGGTACCATGCTTCAGATATCTCTGCCAGTGGCGGAAGAGTCCAGACACTACCTTAGCGTCTAGTGAGGAAAGATTGATTCTTTCAATCAGATTTATCCTTCGGGACATTATGTAAAAAGGCCGCTGAATAGCGGCCGCAAATCAATCAGTTTTTTCCTCTTGGTTGCCAGAGCTTTTCTTGTTGGCTTTCCTGGGTCGGCGTACACCATATGAACCCATACTGATCTTACCTTTTTTCGTTTTTTTATCACCTCTTCCCATATCGGTATTTTTGGTTAATAATTGGTTTTCAGTTAAGATAACGCTTATCTTCTAAAGATGTTAGGCCAGAGGTTTACCTCTTTCTGATAAAAAAAGAAGCCGCCTGTAAAAATTACAGACGGCTTCAGATCAATTGTAAGATGAGTAGTCTTACCAGATGCTCACCATAGTCGTGTCACCATCTGTAATATTCTCCTCATCAAGGTCAAATGCAGAGTAGAAGTTAGGCATGTTCGATACCGGTCCCATTACCCTGTAGCGACCAGGCGCATGAGGATCTATAAGTATTTTCTGCTTGGCCGTTTCAGGACGGTCCTTGATACGCCATATCTGTCCCCAGGCAAGGAAAAAGCGCTGTTCAGGCGTGTAACCATCTATTTCTCCAGGATTGCCATGCTCTTTCAGGTGGTTTTGCAGAGCGTCATAGGCCATTGCCAGGCCGCCTAGGTCTGCAATATTCTCACCCAGGGTAAGCTCTCCGTTCACATTCAGGCTATCATTTACAATGTATTCGCCATACTGTTGTACTAACCTGTCAGTTAGCTTACTAAAGCGCTCAGCATCTTCTTCAGTCCACCAGTCCCGCAGGTTACCCTCCGCATCGTAGCGGCGTCCCTGATCATCAAAACCATGTGTGATTTCATGGCCGATAACGGCGCCAATACCGCCGTAGTTCACTGCCGCATCAGCTCTGTAATCGTAAAAGGGAGGCTGCAGAATAGCCGCAGGGAATACAATCTCGTTCATTACCGGATTGTAGTAAGCATTAACTGTCTGTGGAGGCATTCCCCATTCTTTTTCGTCCACTGGCTTACCTAGCTTCTGAACATTTTGCTCATGCGCAAAGGCACTGGCGTTGAGTACATTTTGTGCATAAGACTCCTCTGTTACTTCCAGCGTGCTATAGTCCTCCCACTCATCAGGGTACCCTATTTTCACTACGAAAGACTCAAGCTTCGTTCTGGCTTGTTCTTTTGTTTCCTCAGACATCCACTCCAGGTTATCAAGGCGCTGACGGAAGGCCTCTTTAAGGTTCTCCACCATTTCGGCTGCATTTTTCTTCGCTTCCGGAGGGAAAGCTTCAGCTACGTACAACTTACCCAGAGCTTCACCAAGTGCGCCATTAGTGGTGCTCATCACACGCTTCCAGCGTGGCTTCATCTCATCAGATCCACTTAGCTTCCTTGTGTAGAAATCAAAGTTTTCTGCTACGAAAGCATTATTCATATAAGGAGCCATATCGCTCGTTACATGCCAGGTAAGGTAGTCCTTCCAGGTGTCCAGGCTTACACTGCCCACCAGGCCGTCCAGCTTTTTGAAAAAGTCCGGCTGTCTTACAATTAAACTATCCACATCCTGTACACCCATACCATTCAGTACCTGCTGAATATTCAGGTTAGGTGTCATACCGGCCAGTTCACCGATGGCCATTTTATTATATACGTTGTCAGGGTTACGCATTTCTACGCGAGGCATGCTGGCATCAGCCATTTTAGTCTCCAGCTTAAGGATCTCTGCTGCTGCAGAAGCCGCTTTGCCTTCATCATATCCCGCCATTGTCAGCATATTAGCTATATGCTGTTCATAGTCTGCTCTGTTTTGTTGCTTATCGGTGCCTTCGCTTAGGTAATAATCCCTGTCAGGCAGGCCCAATCCACCCTGGGAAAGATAGAGAGCCATTTTGTCCGAATTTTTCATGTCTTGGTACACATATTCACCAAACATGCCCCCCAGGCCATGAATATGCATCCATGCCACCATGTCCATAAGCTCCTGCTTATTGCTTACCGCGCTGATCTTATCCAGTATAGGCTGCAACGGCTTAGCTCCTAATTCTTCTGCTTTGGCACTATCCATACCCACCTGGTAAAATAGGCCCGCCTTACGTTCGTCACTATCAGCAGCCAGAGATTCATCAGATTGGGCTTTTTCCAATACCTCCAGTAATATCTCCTGGTTGCGGTCCCGTAATTCGTAGAAGCTACCCCATGAGTTCTGGTCTGCCGGAATCTCATTATTTGCCATCCAGGTACCATTTGCATACTGGTAAAAGTCTTCTCCGGGGTTTGCCGTAGTATCCATGTTAGACACCGTTATTCCCCTCGGTTCCTGTTCAGGCTCTGTTGCAGCAGAGTTCTCTCCCGCATCGTCATTGTCTGCACAGGCCGACCCTATAGCCAGCATGCCAGGCAGGGCAACGTACATGCAGGATTTCAACCAAAATTTTTTCATCGTAATACCTATCCTTAAATATGGAATATCGTTAAATTGTGTAAGGTAGCATTTGCCTCCCGGCCTTAAAAAAGGTTTTATACAAACGGCAAAAAAAACTGAAGCTCCGGAATAATTTTCCTGGTATTTTGTTACCCAATTAGTAGACCTCTATGGCGTTGGCCTCTAGGTCATAAGTAGATCAGCGATTATATTTGACCCCAAGATGAAATCCAAGTACAGGGACGAACTGGAAGACGGAGTTTTCGAGTTCGACGAGTTCGATGATCAGGATGTTACCGATGATTCGGACTTTGATTTTGATGTAGATGTTCGTAGAGAAGTCTACGACATGGATGATGACCTTGACGATGAGGACTGGGAATCAGAAGAAGATGACGACTTTTCTGAAGACTGGGACAATGATGACGAACTAGGTTCCGATGATTGGAACTAGACCCTTTATCGTTTGAATAATGATTTTAACAATAAGTCCTTCGCGGACTTATTTTTTTGTCCTGTTAAGATGGTAAATGGCAGGTCTATACCAGCCGCAAAGCAAATAGCATGAAAAACAGTAATATCGTACACCAGTATTTTAAAAAGGAATTGGAAGAAGTTACCATATTAGTGCAGGTGGATCCGAATGAATATAAGGGCATGGAGCTCCTTATTTTTCCTGATGGAACTGTTGAGAAAACCAAGAGGCACTTTGATGAAGAGATATTTGACGACCTGGCAGAAGACGGGTTTGAACCAGGAAGCCCCTTGGAATTTAATCTTTATTTAAAGGGAATAGGGAAGGGGGCTTAACTAAAATCTAGGTGACCATGGCTGTTTTTTTTATGACATTCCTCGCCGGTGGTTTGACTAAGAAAATATTCTTCTTACTTTTGCATCGGCAAATCGGTGCGGCCAGCTCCTGCCGAACTCCCCCAGGTCCGGAAGGAAGCAAGGGTAGGCAGTCGTAGCGGCGCGACACCTGATTTGCCATTTTTTTTATCCCTCCATTCTTTTCCTCTTTCCCGGCATTTCTTTTTTTTATCATTAGATTTGTAGCATATCTATAATCTCTGCTTTTATGAAATTTTTTATTGATACAGCTAACCTAGACGAGATCAAAGAAGCCCATGACCTTGGCGTCCTAGATGGCGTAACCACCAATCCTAGCCTTATGGCAAAGGAAGGGATCAAGGGTGAAGACAATGTACGAAACCACTATAAGGCCATTTGCGATATCGTAGATGATAATGTTAGTGCAGAGGTAATTGCTACTGACTTTGACGGTATTGTAAAAGAGGGAGAGTCCCTTGCCAAGATTGATGACAAGATTGTGGTTAAAGTACCTATGATACGTGATGGAGTTAAAGCCCTTAAGTATTTCTCCAGCAATGGTATCAGAACCAACTGTACCCTTATTTTCTCCGCAGGCCAAGCCATACTAGCTGCCAAGGCCGGAGCTA
It contains:
- a CDS encoding ABC transporter permease, which codes for MILNNLKIAYRTLMKQKVFAIINVLGLAIGIACCILLMHSIRFELSFDNMHPDVDRIYKLNQRWFDGDYSTQIAAIAAPYLKKDMPEVEAYNRIISTGGSTFTYINDTSEPLIFVEDAFGFADENFFSFYGINIVKGDKNTVFSDPNAIVITQSAARRYFGDDEPLGKILRYENRHDLQVTGIMEDYPPNSSIDLDLVAPISFFEKSNGIKEYTSWWWPNTFTTVKLNPEANAQELNDKMVSFASQYREGDVAEELRPRLQPFTDIRLYGAGNEGEGTIRFVTTFSVVALLILVIACFNFMNLSTARALRRAREVGVRKVIGARKGQLIAQFLTESVLITFISLLLGLLIAELLLPFFRSLSGQIIDIDYGGSWMYLSLLAILIVVGILSGSYPAFFLSRFKPVVVFKGLMHRQAGGIGLRRMLVVLQFGISIALIIGTIVVYRQVSFMQEKTLGYSTDQILQISTRGEARVSEKYESFKNELLSQTSVEGVTASNWMPGAYQVSNIPTEINGQGVSDPGVLYVDFDFPEVMGFKVLSGRGFSEDIATDGKQAFLINETASGLINDRDPLQSDVRISYGEYGKVLFEKKGEVIGVVNDFHAKNLRMSTGPVVITIEPSFAETRQLNQMGHVYVRFRDGALSEGMQTVESLWYNYFPDRLFEAELVDQRMARIYQEETTFGKTIGFFSLLAILVTSLGLLGLSAYVTERRSKEIGVRKVLGASLRDLVLLLTREFTFLALAGFVLAAPLAWYLMDNWLVDFPYRIQVSIWIILAGGLLSLLLAWATVGYQSVKAALLDPVNTLKDE
- a CDS encoding 30S ribosomal protein THX; this translates as MGRGDKKTKKGKISMGSYGVRRPRKANKKSSGNQEEKTD
- a CDS encoding M13 family metallopeptidase; the encoded protein is MKKFWLKSCMYVALPGMLAIGSACADNDDAGENSAATEPEQEPRGITVSNMDTTANPGEDFYQYANGTWMANNEIPADQNSWGSFYELRDRNQEILLEVLEKAQSDESLAADSDERKAGLFYQVGMDSAKAEELGAKPLQPILDKISAVSNKQELMDMVAWMHIHGLGGMFGEYVYQDMKNSDKMALYLSQGGLGLPDRDYYLSEGTDKQQNRADYEQHIANMLTMAGYDEGKAASAAAEILKLETKMADASMPRVEMRNPDNVYNKMAIGELAGMTPNLNIQQVLNGMGVQDVDSLIVRQPDFFKKLDGLVGSVSLDTWKDYLTWHVTSDMAPYMNNAFVAENFDFYTRKLSGSDEMKPRWKRVMSTTNGALGEALGKLYVAEAFPPEAKKNAAEMVENLKEAFRQRLDNLEWMSEETKEQARTKLESFVVKIGYPDEWEDYSTLEVTEESYAQNVLNASAFAHEQNVQKLGKPVDEKEWGMPPQTVNAYYNPVMNEIVFPAAILQPPFYDYRADAAVNYGGIGAVIGHEITHGFDDQGRRYDAEGNLRDWWTEEDAERFSKLTDRLVQQYGEYIVNDSLNVNGELTLGENIADLGGLAMAYDALQNHLKEHGNPGEIDGYTPEQRFFLAWGQIWRIKDRPETAKQKILIDPHAPGRYRVMGPVSNMPNFYSAFDLDEENITDGDTTMVSIW
- the fsa gene encoding fructose-6-phosphate aldolase translates to MKFFIDTANLDEIKEAHDLGVLDGVTTNPSLMAKEGIKGEDNVRNHYKAICDIVDDNVSAEVIATDFDGIVKEGESLAKIDDKIVVKVPMIRDGVKALKYFSSNGIRTNCTLIFSAGQAILAAKAGANYVSPFIGRLDDIATDGLGLIEQIVNIYDQYDYQTEVLAASVRHTMHLIQCAEMGVDVATCPLSVITGLLRHPLTDSGLEKFLADHKKNNS